The following proteins are encoded in a genomic region of Alnus glutinosa chromosome 8, dhAlnGlut1.1, whole genome shotgun sequence:
- the LOC133876162 gene encoding uncharacterized protein LOC133876162, with translation MTTKVDALIRKFDQIMAAGFVRTTAPHIATPQEAVTTLRSGKTVDNKVGLRATEEDEPLPNPSWPLKNPNEKLKTTLETPYETRSPFPERFKESPCAGKQGEKFQKMMDIFKQWNMRKRSPEKILLTEQVSSLIQQIVAPKIKDPGAPTISCIIGDHAIEKALLDLGPDVTIRVDKFYFPVNFIVLDTEPVPDPTKPIPVILGRPFLATANACINCRTGEMKVIFADMKVRLNIFNAFQHPSDTSECFLLDMIEDAVEDTLPHLLMKDPLEACLTHFDFEDFNTEHYVDEVNSLLDTAAAIDVPPWRLPNESLPSTLGIPHIPSPISPPKLELKQLPTTLKYAFLGSNETLPVIIASDLQDAQESNLLEVLKEHKEAIWLECRRFERD, from the exons ATGACTACTAAGGTGGAtgccttaataaggaaatttGATCAGATTATGGCCGCTGGTTTTGTGCGTACAACCGCCCCTCACATAGCTACTCCACAAGAA GCGGTTACAACATTGAGGAGTGGAAAGACAGTTGATAATAAGGTTGGACTAAGAGCCACTGAAGAGGATGAACCCCTGCCAAATCCAAGTTGGCCCCTTAAAAATCCTAATGAGAAGTTGAAGACTACTCTTGAGACACCTTATGAGACTAGATCTCCATTCCCTGAACGTTTCAAGGAGTCTCCTTGTGCTGGAAAGCAAGGAGAAAAGTTTCAAAAGATGATGGATATTTTTAAACAG TGGAATATGAGGAAGCGTAGTCCAGAGAAAATTCTTCTAACCGAGCAAGTGAGTTCATTGATCCAACAGATCGTTGCTCCCAAAATCAAAGACCCTGGTGCTCCTACTATTTCATGTATCATTGGAGACCATGCCATTGAGAAGGCCCTCCTTGATTTAGGCCCAG ATGTTACTATTAGAGTGGACAAGTTCTACTTCCCAGTAAACTTCATTGTTCTTGATACAGAACCTGTCCCAGATCCCACAAAGCCTATCCCTGTCATCCTGGGACGTCCTTTCTTAGCTACAGCTAACGCATGCATAAATTGCAGGACTGGAGAGATGAAGGTAATCTTTGCGGACATGAAAGTAAGGCTTAACATTTTTAATGCCTTTCAGCATCCGTCGGATACAAGTGAGTGTTTCTTATTAGACATGATTGAAGACGCTGTTGAAGACACACTACCCCACCTTTTGATGAAAGATCCGTTAGAGGCTTGCTTGACgcattttgattttgaagacTTCAACACGGAGCATTATGTTGACGAGGTTAATTCCTTGCTTGACACTGCGGCTGCAATAGATGTTCCTCCTTGGAGATTACCAAATGAGTCTTTACCTAGTACGTTGGGCATTCCTCATATTCCTTCCCCTATTTCTCCACCAAAACTTGAGTTAAAACAGCTTCCTACAACGCTCAAGTATGCTTTCTTAGGTTCTAATGAGACTCTCCCAGTCATCATTGCGTCTGATTTGCAAGATGCCCAAGAGAGCAATTTACTGGAGGTTCTTAAGGAACACAAAGAGGCTATTTGGTTGGAGTGTAGGCGATTTGAAAGGGATTGA